CGACCTCGCGCAAGAAGCCGCCGTTCGGTATCGGCCAGATCGGCAAGTCGTTCCGCAACGAGATCACGCCCGGCAACTTCATCTTCCGGACGCGCGAGTTCGAGCAGATGGAGATGGAGTTCTTCGTCGAGCCGGGCGAGGACGAGAAGTGGCACCAGTACTGGATCGACGAGCGCATGAAGTGGTACGTCGATCTGGGCATCAAGCGGGAGAACCTGCGGCTCTACGAGCACCCGAAGGAGAAGCTGTCGCACTACTCGAAGCGCACGGTCGACATCGAGTACCGCTTCGGTTTCTCGTCGGGTCAGGAGTGGGGTGAGCTGGAGGGCATCGCCAACCGCACCGACTTCGACCTCACCACCCACTCCAACCACTCGGGTGTGGATTTGTCGTACTTCGACCAGGCCTCCGGCCAGCGTTACCGGCCGTTCGTGATCGAGCCGGCAGCCGGTGTCGGTCGTCCGATGATGGCGTTCCTCGTCGACGCCTACACCGAGGACGAGGTACCCAACGCCAAGGGCGGTGTCGACAAGCGGACCGTGCTCCGGCTGGACCCGAGGCTGGCGCCGTACAAGGTGGCGGTGCTGCCGTTGTCGCGCAACGCCGACCTCACGCCGAAGGCCCGCGACATCGCCGCCGCGCTACGCAAGCACTGGAACACCGACTTCGACGACGCGCAGTCGATCGGCAAGCGGTACCGCCGGCAGGAGGAGATCGGCACGCCGTACTGCGTGACGGTCGACTTCGACACCCTGGAGGACCAGGCCGTGACCGTGCGGGAGCGCGACTCGATGGCGCAGGAGCGCATCGCGATCGACAAGCTGGAGTCGTACCTCGCGGCGCGGCTGGTCGGCTGCTGAAGCCGTGGCGGCGATGAGGAAGTGGCTGACGAGGACGGTCGTCGGGATCGTCCTCGTCGGTCTGCTGATCGTGGGGGGAACGGCCTTCCGCGTGTGGTATGTGGCGAGGGCCGACGAACGCCCGAGGGTGGACGCCATCGTGGTGCTGGGCGCGGCCCAGTACAACGGCAGGCCGTCGGAGATCTTCCAGGCGCGGCTCGCCCACGCCCAGCAGCTCTACGAGCAGGGCGTGGCCGGGGTGATCGTCACCACCGGTGGCATGCGCGCCGGGGACGCCTACACCGAGGCGGAGGCGGGCGCGAACTGGTTGCGTGACCGGGGAGTGCCCGAGGAGGCGCTGATCGCCGTCGGCGAGGGCAACGACACCTTGCGTTCGCTACGGGCCGCCGCCGCCGAGATCCGGGGTCGGGGCTGGAACGACGTCGTGCTCGTGAGCGATCCGTGGCATTCGCTGCGGGCGGGCATCATGGCGGAGGACTCGGGGCTGAGGGTGTGGACCTCGCCCACTCATTCCGGTCCCATCGTGCAGATGCGCAGCACGCAGGCCCGCTACATCCTGCGGGAGACCGCGGCGCTGCTGTACTACCGGGTGTCGAAGAACCCGGCCGATTCCGTGGATCTCGGAATGTAGGACGGCTATCACCCGATGGTGTGGCACGCGCGTCTCATGCAGTGAGAGACGGTTGGGGTGTGTCGGAGGGCTCACTAGCGTCTGGGGGACACCGAGCCGCAAAGGAGTGAGTCCAGTGAGCGATGGATGGTCGTTCGAGACCAAGCAGATCCACGCGGGAGCGCAGCCCGACCCGACCACCGGCGCGCGTGCCACGCCGATCTATCAGACGACCTCCTACGTCTTCCGGGACACCCAGCACGGTGCCGACCTGTTCAGCCTCGCCGAGCCGGGCAACATCTACACCCGGATCATGAACCCCACCCAGGACGTCCTGGAGCAGCGGGTCGCCGCACTGGAGGGCGGGGTGGCCGCGCTGGCGTTCGCCTCCGGCTCGGCCGCCACCACGGCGGCGGTACTGAACCTCGCGGGCGCGGGTGACCACGTCGTCGTGAGCCCCGCGCTGTACGGCGGCACGTACAACCTCTTCCGGCACACGCTGCCCAAGCTCGGCATCGAGGTCACCTTCCTCACCGACCAGGACAACCTCGACGAGTGGCGGTCGGCGGCGAAGCCGAACACGAAGCTGTTCTTCGCCGAGACGCTCGCCAACCCCGGCAGCAACGTGCTCGACATCCGCGGGGTCGCCGACGTCGCGCACGAGGTCGGCGTGCCGCTGGTGGTGGACAACACCATCCCGACGCCGTACCTGCTGCGGCCCATCGAGCACGGCGCGGACGTCGTGGTGCACTCGGCGACGAAGTACCTCGGCGGCCACGGCACCACGATCGCGGGCGTGCTGGTGGACGGCGGAACCTTCGACTTCGGCGCGCACCCCGAGCGCTTCCCCGGCTTCAACGAGCCCGACCCCAGCTACAACGGCCTCAAGTTCTGGGAGGCCCTCGGGCCGGGCGCGTTCGCGGCGAAGGCGCGCGTGCAGTTGCTGCGTGACACCGGCGCGGCCATCGCTCCGCTGAACGCCTTCCTGATCCTGCAGGGCATCGAGACGTTGTCGCTGCGCATGGAGCGGCACGTCTCCAACGCCAAGGCGCTGGCCGAGTGGCTGGAGCAGCGCGACGAGGTGGAGAAGGTCTACTACGCCAGCCTGCCGTCGAGCCCCTACTACGAGGCGGCGCAGAAGTACCTGCCCCTGGGCGCGGGTGCGGTGCTGTCGTTCGAGCTGCGGGGCGGGGTCGAGGCCGGACGCGCGTTCGTGGACGGCACCGAACTGCACAGCCAGCTCGTCAACATCGGTGACGTGCGCAGCCTGATCGTGCACCCCGCCAGCACCACGCACAGCCAGCTCACCCCCGAGGAGCAGCTGGCGAGTGGTGTGACGCCGGGGCTGGTGCGACTGGCAGTGGGGCTGGAGGGGCTCGCGGACCTGCA
The window above is part of the Saccharomonospora glauca K62 genome. Proteins encoded here:
- a CDS encoding YdcF family protein produces the protein MRKWLTRTVVGIVLVGLLIVGGTAFRVWYVARADERPRVDAIVVLGAAQYNGRPSEIFQARLAHAQQLYEQGVAGVIVTTGGMRAGDAYTEAEAGANWLRDRGVPEEALIAVGEGNDTLRSLRAAAAEIRGRGWNDVVLVSDPWHSLRAGIMAEDSGLRVWTSPTHSGPIVQMRSTQARYILRETAALLYYRVSKNPADSVDLGM
- a CDS encoding glycine--tRNA ligase encodes the protein MPANTIETVVNLCKRRGFVFPSGEIYGGTRSAWDYGPLGVELKDNIKRQWWKTMVQGREDVVGLDSSVILPRQVWVASGHVGAFHDPLVECLSCHRRFRADQLAEEYAERTGTETSEDDLSEVPCPNCGNRGQYTEPREFNMMLKTHLGPVESEEGMHYLRPETAQGIFVNFLNVLTTSRKKPPFGIGQIGKSFRNEITPGNFIFRTREFEQMEMEFFVEPGEDEKWHQYWIDERMKWYVDLGIKRENLRLYEHPKEKLSHYSKRTVDIEYRFGFSSGQEWGELEGIANRTDFDLTTHSNHSGVDLSYFDQASGQRYRPFVIEPAAGVGRPMMAFLVDAYTEDEVPNAKGGVDKRTVLRLDPRLAPYKVAVLPLSRNADLTPKARDIAAALRKHWNTDFDDAQSIGKRYRRQEEIGTPYCVTVDFDTLEDQAVTVRERDSMAQERIAIDKLESYLAARLVGC
- a CDS encoding bifunctional o-acetylhomoserine/o-acetylserine sulfhydrylase → MSDGWSFETKQIHAGAQPDPTTGARATPIYQTTSYVFRDTQHGADLFSLAEPGNIYTRIMNPTQDVLEQRVAALEGGVAALAFASGSAATTAAVLNLAGAGDHVVVSPALYGGTYNLFRHTLPKLGIEVTFLTDQDNLDEWRSAAKPNTKLFFAETLANPGSNVLDIRGVADVAHEVGVPLVVDNTIPTPYLLRPIEHGADVVVHSATKYLGGHGTTIAGVLVDGGTFDFGAHPERFPGFNEPDPSYNGLKFWEALGPGAFAAKARVQLLRDTGAAIAPLNAFLILQGIETLSLRMERHVSNAKALAEWLEQRDEVEKVYYASLPSSPYYEAAQKYLPLGAGAVLSFELRGGVEAGRAFVDGTELHSQLVNIGDVRSLIVHPASTTHSQLTPEEQLASGVTPGLVRLAVGLEGLADLQADLEAGFRAAKAAL